In a genomic window of Fibrobacter sp. UWH4:
- a CDS encoding DUF6055 domain-containing protein, giving the protein MKINHGINFAMAVFCAGAVSANAAIEWVNQCASNGFTLIAESDHFEVCKKPTTDDGQANNVSIPNADAQGVLTSLEKVYSFYIDSLGWILPFPKSPDKKLKSNIYVFDNSVMAALYGGQDYVKGLNNEFGPGMWIGVGSLKDYWGTSHEFAHGLQGVAGWMGNNSHSGWFAESHANWMAHQYNPNDAHCSEYLINYPYLYYGSTRDRYCNWQFLEHLKEEFGGGYKGAHEVNRIWMESIRDGEDGRMEQTPFTAMMMVYGWSLDSLNQQFGKFAMKNATLEYAPAKKALYKKSYGDYEFKTRRDASWGDNYRRHPRVTMLNKMECAAGEKCADRYISPSYWAPQRWGYNLVRIYPDSAGKVTVKFRGIVQDKPTVSGYKCFGDNTDHYMGKSYNWCNYAPDKLPDPASGWTVGLVAEGADGTPRYSKMKHGTGFNLEIETTASDKALWLAVTATPAEMQTILWDHFYYSIYRYPYMIEVVNGAPEGYNKDFWKPANASGYTKHSNGGGLVSSKAKVDASVFVGPDAVVNGGTISGKARIEDFAVVDGGTISGNAVVRGRALVTAGTIGDDAVLEEDAWLVSGSITGKAKVGALSIIVNTTVTDNAQVYGVMWAVNGKKLSGTAQLRGDLENNFDKEISKGIFYGMVDNGMLNNANYGANLTTPPTDATASLDKAVWYAVADDSTGTNPTGTVHAQSLRLNLADDTFEVFNLNGKYLGVVKNAARDRISMQESLRRAGLNAGTYLVRGKDSREMHRVNLR; this is encoded by the coding sequence ATGAAAATCAATCATGGTATAAATTTTGCCATGGCGGTATTTTGCGCAGGTGCCGTAAGCGCGAACGCCGCCATTGAATGGGTAAATCAGTGTGCCAGTAACGGCTTTACACTGATTGCGGAATCGGATCACTTTGAAGTTTGCAAGAAGCCGACGACCGACGATGGCCAAGCGAATAATGTCTCGATTCCGAATGCGGATGCGCAGGGCGTGCTTACGTCGCTCGAAAAAGTTTATTCATTCTATATCGATTCGCTCGGCTGGATATTGCCCTTCCCGAAAAGCCCGGATAAAAAGCTCAAGAGCAACATTTACGTGTTCGACAACTCCGTCATGGCGGCGCTTTACGGCGGGCAGGACTACGTAAAGGGCCTGAACAACGAATTTGGCCCCGGTATGTGGATTGGCGTGGGCTCGCTGAAGGATTACTGGGGCACATCGCACGAATTTGCGCACGGCCTGCAAGGCGTTGCGGGCTGGATGGGCAACAACAGCCATTCGGGCTGGTTTGCCGAAAGCCACGCGAACTGGATGGCGCATCAATACAATCCGAACGACGCCCATTGCTCGGAATACCTGATTAATTATCCATACCTGTATTACGGTTCTACGCGCGACCGCTACTGCAACTGGCAGTTCTTGGAGCACCTCAAGGAAGAATTCGGCGGCGGCTACAAGGGTGCTCACGAAGTCAACCGTATTTGGATGGAATCGATTCGCGACGGGGAAGACGGCCGCATGGAGCAGACTCCGTTTACCGCGATGATGATGGTTTACGGCTGGTCGCTCGATAGCTTGAACCAGCAGTTCGGCAAGTTCGCGATGAAGAACGCGACGCTCGAGTATGCTCCCGCAAAGAAGGCTTTGTATAAAAAATCCTATGGCGACTATGAATTCAAGACGCGTCGTGACGCAAGCTGGGGCGACAACTACCGCAGACACCCGCGCGTGACCATGCTGAACAAGATGGAATGCGCGGCGGGCGAGAAGTGCGCGGACCGCTACATTTCGCCGAGTTATTGGGCTCCACAGCGCTGGGGCTACAACTTGGTGCGAATCTATCCGGATTCCGCCGGAAAGGTCACCGTCAAGTTCCGTGGCATTGTGCAGGACAAGCCGACTGTGAGCGGGTATAAATGCTTTGGCGACAACACCGATCACTACATGGGAAAATCATACAACTGGTGCAATTACGCGCCCGACAAGCTGCCGGACCCGGCCTCGGGCTGGACGGTCGGGCTAGTCGCGGAGGGCGCGGACGGAACGCCCCGTTACAGCAAGATGAAGCATGGAACCGGATTCAATCTTGAAATCGAGACAACGGCAAGCGACAAGGCTTTGTGGCTTGCCGTGACGGCGACTCCGGCTGAAATGCAGACGATTTTGTGGGACCACTTCTACTACAGCATTTATCGTTACCCGTACATGATCGAGGTCGTGAATGGCGCTCCCGAGGGCTACAACAAGGATTTCTGGAAGCCCGCAAATGCGAGCGGATACACTAAGCACAGCAACGGCGGCGGTCTCGTGAGCAGCAAGGCGAAGGTCGATGCGAGCGTGTTCGTGGGCCCCGACGCAGTCGTGAACGGCGGTACCATTAGCGGCAAAGCCCGCATCGAAGACTTCGCGGTCGTAGACGGCGGCACCATTAGCGGGAATGCCGTTGTTCGCGGGCGCGCGCTCGTGACAGCAGGTACCATCGGCGACGATGCCGTGCTCGAAGAAGACGCCTGGCTCGTGAGCGGAAGCATTACCGGCAAGGCGAAAGTCGGCGCGCTTTCGATTATCGTGAATACGACGGTGACCGACAACGCTCAAGTCTACGGCGTGATGTGGGCGGTAAATGGCAAAAAGCTCTCTGGCACGGCGCAGTTGCGCGGCGACCTCGAAAACAACTTCGACAAGGAAATCTCGAAGGGGATCTTCTACGGCATGGTCGACAACGGAATGCTTAACAATGCAAACTACGGCGCAAACCTCACGACTCCGCCAACCGATGCGACTGCGAGCCTCGACAAGGCCGTATGGTATGCCGTGGCCGATGATTCCACTGGAACGAATCCTACGGGGACTGTTCATGCTCAAAGCCTGCGCCTGAATTTGGCGGACGATACTTTTGAAGTGTTCAATTTGAACGGAAAGTACCTGGGTGTCGTTAAAAATGCGGCCCGGGATCGAATTTCTATGCAAGAATCTCTGCGCAGGGCGGGCCTGAACGCGGGCACATACCTTGTTCGTGGCAAGGATTCTCGCGAAATGCACCGAGTAAATCTGCGGTAA